A section of the Paenibacillus yonginensis genome encodes:
- a CDS encoding YgaP-like transmembrane domain → MKNVGGADRLTRIILGIALLALLVVLPGYWKLLGRNTCKIRLSFVATKFPADAKKQSPWRDFKGDCF, encoded by the coding sequence ATGAAAAACGTAGGCGGAGCGGATCGCTTAACCCGCATTATTCTTGGCATAGCTCTCTTGGCTCTGTTGGTTGTCCTTCCAGGCTATTGGAAGCTGCTTGGCCGCAACACCTGTAAAATTCGATTGAGTTTTGTTGCAACTAAATTTCCGGCTGATGCAAAAAAGCAATCCCCTTGGAGAGACTTCAAAGGGGATTGCTTTTGA